The following are encoded together in the Arcticibacterium luteifluviistationis genome:
- a CDS encoding Dps family protein has translation MEALIGIDKKHKTEISDALNIVLADQHILYIKLRNYHWNIEGNSFLELHEFLEKLYTGMEKDIDETAERIRKIGKNPMGSCSEFLEFTNLKETKEPFHDSHKILSTLLDDYEVIIRWIRDHVDVAADNRDYGTEDFMVGLIRNYEEASWMLRAYLAKSK, from the coding sequence ATGGAAGCTTTAATAGGAATAGACAAAAAACACAAAACAGAAATTTCAGATGCACTGAATATTGTACTGGCAGACCAGCATATTCTTTACATAAAACTTAGAAACTATCACTGGAATATAGAGGGTAACTCTTTTCTGGAACTACATGAGTTTTTAGAGAAATTATACACCGGCATGGAAAAGGATATTGACGAAACGGCCGAGCGAATCAGAAAAATAGGGAAAAATCCAATGGGGTCTTGTAGTGAATTCTTAGAATTTACAAATCTGAAAGAAACCAAAGAACCTTTTCACGATTCGCATAAAATCCTCAGCACTTTATTAGACGATTATGAGGTCATTATCAGATGGATTAGAGACCACGTAGATGTGGCTGCTGACAACCGTGATTATGGTACCGAAGACTTCATGGTAGGACTTATCAGAAACTATGAAGAAGCTTCTTGGATGCTTAGAGCATACCTTGCTAAATCAAAATAA
- a CDS encoding YMGG-like glycine zipper-containing protein — MKKQIKIVAITLLSTFALSCNSSNPAETEGPTVIIQEASPAPQVANQEVYNEPTTAAEKKKMSGALKGALIGAGAGAATGAVVSKKPGKGAVIGGVIGGAAGAVTGDIIENQKAKNQ; from the coding sequence ATGAAAAAGCAAATTAAAATAGTCGCAATTACACTTTTATCAACTTTTGCATTGTCTTGTAATTCAAGCAATCCTGCCGAGACTGAAGGCCCTACCGTAATTATTCAAGAAGCTAGCCCTGCACCGCAAGTGGCAAACCAAGAGGTTTATAACGAACCTACTACGGCGGCTGAGAAAAAGAAAATGTCGGGTGCACTTAAAGGAGCACTCATAGGGGCTGGAGCTGGTGCAGCTACGGGTGCAGTAGTTTCTAAAAAACCTGGAAAAGGAGCCGTAATAGGCGGCGTAATAGGTGGAGCCGCTGGTGCAGTAACCGGCGATATTATAGAAAATCAAAAAGCTAAGAATCAATAA
- a CDS encoding YtxH domain-containing protein: MNKSNTLFLIAGISGFIAGVLFAPNKGSVNRLKAKNAANKIANKALYEIEQLQYTLED; encoded by the coding sequence ATGAATAAGAGTAACACACTGTTTTTGATAGCCGGGATTTCAGGATTTATTGCTGGGGTATTATTTGCCCCCAATAAAGGCTCTGTGAATAGGCTTAAAGCTAAGAACGCCGCAAACAAGATTGCTAACAAAGCTTTATATGAGATAGAGCAACTGCAATATACCTTGGAAGATTAA
- a CDS encoding sigma-54-dependent transcriptional regulator: MKKILVIDDDKDVRLLLDRFLKRQDYIVSTASSGKEGLAMLSEDVPDLILTDFKLGDINGGDLLKKVKEKHANLPVIIITGYSDIKVAINVMKNGAFDYVTKPLFPEEILNTIKKALASVDGDSDEGSEAKEPAVESEIPAKTPAKKKKRKTGNIFGTSQASKNLLNQIGLVAPTDFSVIIYGESGAGKEAVAREIHNKSGRSGKAFVAMDCGAISSELAGSELFGHEKGSFTGAITQKIGHFELANGGTLFLDEVVNLSYDVQVSLLRVVQERKLKRIGGNNEISIDVRIIVASNERLLAAAKKGKFREDLYYRFNEFEISVPALRHRDKDIMMFAEYMLDGVNEELNKDIAGFDREVVEVFKTYPWHGNIRELKNVVRRAALLCQSDEIKVDNLPYELVNHNHIHFADSENELEEARQATAPAAGQSTGEIMADLIKPTHHSRMPQDLKEAAKEAEAELIIRTLKEVNFNKSKAARVLKIDRKTLYNKIKYYNL, encoded by the coding sequence ATGAAGAAAATACTGGTCATAGATGATGACAAAGACGTCCGTCTTTTATTAGATAGATTTTTAAAAAGACAGGATTATATAGTAAGCACTGCTTCCTCAGGGAAAGAGGGCCTAGCTATGCTGTCTGAAGATGTGCCAGATCTTATTCTTACAGATTTCAAATTGGGTGACATTAACGGTGGCGATTTACTTAAAAAAGTAAAAGAAAAGCACGCCAACCTGCCTGTAATTATTATTACAGGCTATTCAGATATTAAGGTAGCCATTAACGTAATGAAAAACGGTGCCTTTGATTATGTCACCAAACCACTTTTTCCTGAAGAAATTTTAAACACCATAAAAAAAGCATTGGCTTCTGTAGATGGTGATTCAGATGAGGGTAGTGAAGCTAAGGAACCAGCAGTAGAAAGTGAAATTCCGGCTAAAACTCCTGCAAAAAAGAAGAAAAGAAAGACAGGGAATATTTTTGGTACTAGCCAGGCGAGTAAGAATTTATTGAACCAAATAGGTTTAGTAGCTCCTACAGACTTTAGTGTAATTATTTACGGGGAAAGTGGGGCAGGGAAAGAAGCTGTAGCTCGTGAAATTCATAATAAAAGTGGACGTTCGGGTAAGGCCTTTGTGGCAATGGACTGTGGAGCTATTAGTTCTGAGCTGGCAGGTAGTGAATTATTCGGTCACGAAAAGGGCTCCTTTACAGGAGCAATTACCCAAAAAATAGGGCATTTTGAACTAGCAAATGGAGGAACTCTTTTTCTAGATGAGGTGGTCAATTTATCTTACGATGTTCAGGTTTCATTACTTCGTGTGGTGCAAGAAAGAAAACTCAAGCGAATAGGGGGAAATAATGAAATTTCGATTGATGTAAGAATCATTGTAGCCAGTAATGAAAGACTATTAGCAGCTGCTAAAAAAGGTAAGTTTAGAGAAGACCTTTATTACAGGTTTAATGAGTTTGAGATTAGTGTACCAGCCCTTCGCCATAGAGATAAAGATATCATGATGTTTGCGGAATATATGCTGGATGGTGTAAATGAGGAGTTAAATAAAGATATTGCTGGTTTTGATAGGGAGGTAGTTGAGGTTTTTAAAACTTATCCATGGCATGGTAACATTCGTGAGTTAAAAAATGTTGTAAGAAGAGCCGCTTTGCTTTGTCAATCGGATGAGATAAAGGTAGATAATCTGCCTTATGAGTTAGTAAATCATAACCACATACACTTTGCCGATTCTGAAAATGAACTAGAAGAAGCCAGGCAAGCTACTGCACCAGCTGCAGGTCAAAGTACTGGCGAAATCATGGCAGATTTAATTAAGCCAACGCACCATTCTCGTATGCCTCAAGACTTAAAAGAGGCGGCTAAAGAAGCAGAAGCTGAGCTTATTATTAGAACCTTAAAAGAGGTGAACTTTAATAAAAGTAAGGCCGCTAGAGTTCTGAAAATTGACAGAAAAACACTTTATAACAAAATAAAATATTACAATTTGTGA
- a CDS encoding DUF1328 domain-containing protein, whose product MLRWTISFLIIAVIAAVFGFGGIAAGAAEIAKVLFFIFLILFVISLITGGFKGRGRGL is encoded by the coding sequence ATGTTACGATGGACAATATCATTCTTAATAATAGCAGTAATCGCAGCCGTTTTTGGTTTCGGTGGAATAGCAGCCGGAGCTGCGGAAATAGCTAAAGTTCTTTTCTTTATTTTCTTAATCTTGTTTGTAATCTCATTGATTACGGGCGGTTTCAAAGGCCGAGGGCGAGGACTCTGA
- a CDS encoding alpha/beta hydrolase, whose amino-acid sequence MKALLPYSKYLVLLLAITTMSCETTADIINPETQTSSNTDNPSPEVKKENDQENNNQDGGEQNISMAAMLTAAVPSGYDVKKDQSYGPSATQAYDLYAPIISDSTKKSVSLVMVHGGGWSLLDKSFLDSVVELFKRENLNITIFNINHRLPLSDGVTFDGVMEDFNLFFEHQQSLKQTLNLSEDVVLWGYSSGGHLALTYSYKYPKSYIKAVAAVAAPTDLTQESIYKGIVDDKERNLTEKFIGVPYDSNPNAYKVASPIFDINAQSAKTILFYGERDDLVNVDEQGRRLYNKLIANNVKASFKALPNATHDMNGEMPGIVIETIRFLKEQ is encoded by the coding sequence ATGAAAGCATTACTACCCTATTCAAAATACCTTGTTTTACTTTTAGCCATCACCACAATGAGTTGTGAAACAACGGCAGATATTATCAATCCAGAAACACAAACTTCTTCAAATACTGATAACCCTTCTCCTGAAGTTAAAAAGGAAAACGACCAAGAAAACAACAACCAAGATGGAGGTGAGCAAAATATAAGTATGGCGGCCATGCTAACCGCAGCAGTACCTTCTGGTTATGATGTCAAAAAAGACCAATCTTACGGACCAAGTGCTACACAAGCCTATGACCTATATGCACCTATAATAAGTGATTCTACTAAAAAATCTGTCTCGCTAGTAATGGTACATGGTGGTGGTTGGAGTCTGCTTGACAAATCATTTTTAGATAGCGTAGTTGAACTATTCAAAAGAGAAAACCTCAACATTACCATATTTAACATTAACCATAGATTACCACTGTCTGACGGTGTCACCTTTGACGGTGTAATGGAAGACTTTAATTTATTTTTTGAGCATCAGCAGTCTCTTAAACAAACGCTTAATTTAAGCGAAGATGTAGTTTTATGGGGCTATAGTTCTGGTGGTCATTTAGCTTTAACCTATAGTTACAAATACCCAAAGTCTTATATAAAAGCAGTGGCCGCTGTAGCCGCTCCTACCGACCTTACCCAAGAAAGTATTTATAAGGGTATAGTAGACGACAAAGAGAGAAACTTAACCGAAAAGTTTATAGGCGTACCTTATGATAGTAACCCAAATGCCTACAAAGTAGCCAGTCCTATATTTGATATTAATGCCCAGTCGGCTAAGACTATCTTGTTTTATGGTGAAAGAGATGATTTGGTAAATGTGGATGAGCAAGGTAGAAGACTTTATAATAAGCTAATTGCAAATAATGTAAAAGCAAGCTTTAAAGCTTTACCAAATGCCACACATGATATGAATGGCGAAATGCCAGGCATAGTCATAGAAACCATTAGATTTTTGAAAGAGCAATAA
- a CDS encoding phage holin family protein, with protein sequence MPGLKDNIEEYIDLQKERLILNVADKSSDIVSAVGVRIAYMTCALFAIVFLSISLAIGINYMANSQFLGFLIVAVLYAVISVLLFKNGEKWFGQYIASEMLDIFYKDEDNEKF encoded by the coding sequence ATGCCTGGCTTAAAAGACAATATTGAAGAATATATAGACCTTCAAAAAGAACGCTTAATTCTAAACGTTGCGGATAAATCTTCGGATATAGTATCGGCAGTGGGTGTAAGAATAGCCTATATGACATGTGCCCTTTTTGCAATAGTTTTTTTGAGTATATCCTTAGCTATAGGTATTAATTATATGGCTAATAGCCAATTTTTAGGTTTTTTGATAGTGGCTGTATTGTATGCAGTTATATCAGTTTTATTGTTTAAAAATGGCGAGAAGTGGTTTGGTCAATATATAGCCAGCGAAATGTTAGACATATTTTATAAAGACGAAGACAATGAAAAATTTTAA
- a CDS encoding YtxH domain-containing protein — MSSGIKTILGIAAAAAVGAAVGVAYAPDKGSKTRKKMKRKLEDASEEFQNYADNAKQKTMDTASEVIDTSKEKVNHLVDTVSSKIASKKSDLKTA; from the coding sequence ATGAGCAGCGGAATAAAAACGATATTAGGTATAGCAGCAGCAGCAGCAGTAGGAGCAGCGGTAGGAGTGGCATATGCACCAGATAAAGGTTCGAAGACAAGAAAGAAAATGAAACGCAAACTAGAAGATGCGTCTGAAGAGTTTCAAAATTATGCTGACAATGCGAAACAGAAAACAATGGATACAGCTTCAGAGGTGATAGATACTAGTAAAGAAAAGGTAAATCACTTGGTGGATACAGTTTCGTCAAAGATAGCATCAAAGAAAAGCGACTTAAAGACCGCATAA
- a CDS encoding sensor histidine kinase, whose protein sequence is MTLVPNAEIYDELREFILILSQKEVLFFNKSIKAYLGALTLEVQESLIINIIRLRGGQSSERDFLKGLPFEEVKIKTIKLTDGSEADLILLNTSKQITIDAEYFHYKLLLTAEDELGFGCWNNNLKDDIIFWSDGMARIFGYKDASEVKGQNNWEGFVAHVSREYKEAVNRRIQEKINKGMDGDSKQTELRIVKIDGTKRLVSLKTHYIERGDDGEVLSLYGTIKDITDIRNKEKIIKQQLAELNKSNDALTQFAYTASHDLQEPLRKIEAYGNRLKTSLGEDLPENSERYLSKLISSTLRMSNLIEDILMLSRLNSINVKTEKVNLNEVLEGILADYEESIKDTEAEITFELPTILGLKSQFHQLFQNLIGNAIKFKHPDRAPKIDISFTKIKKKEKQSLKLDVDKKYYCIKVADNGIGFDQKFETSIYTPFKRLVGRTEFSGTGIGLAISKKVVDNHDGYIRAESEEGEGTSFYLYFPI, encoded by the coding sequence ATGACTTTAGTGCCAAATGCTGAGATTTACGATGAGCTAAGAGAGTTTATTCTTATTCTGAGTCAGAAAGAGGTACTTTTTTTTAATAAAAGCATAAAAGCCTATTTGGGGGCATTAACCTTAGAAGTACAGGAAAGTTTAATAATTAATATTATAAGACTAAGAGGTGGTCAAAGCTCTGAAAGAGACTTTTTAAAGGGCTTGCCTTTTGAAGAAGTTAAGATAAAAACTATCAAGCTGACTGATGGTTCTGAGGCAGACCTTATTCTTTTAAACACTTCAAAACAGATAACTATAGATGCAGAATATTTCCATTATAAGCTTTTATTAACAGCCGAAGACGAATTAGGCTTTGGTTGCTGGAATAATAATCTTAAAGATGATATTATTTTCTGGTCAGACGGAATGGCCAGGATTTTCGGATATAAAGACGCTTCAGAAGTAAAAGGTCAAAACAACTGGGAAGGTTTTGTGGCTCATGTTTCTAGGGAATATAAAGAGGCTGTAAACAGAAGAATTCAGGAAAAGATTAACAAGGGAATGGATGGGGATTCCAAACAGACAGAACTTCGAATAGTTAAAATAGATGGAACCAAGCGTTTAGTATCTCTAAAAACACACTACATAGAAAGAGGAGATGACGGTGAAGTGCTAAGCCTATATGGCACTATCAAAGATATTACCGACATAAGAAATAAAGAAAAGATCATTAAGCAGCAACTTGCCGAGCTTAATAAGTCAAATGATGCTCTTACACAGTTTGCCTACACGGCTTCTCATGATTTACAGGAGCCTCTTAGGAAAATAGAAGCATACGGGAATAGGCTGAAAACTAGTTTGGGCGAAGATTTGCCAGAAAACTCAGAAAGGTATTTAAGTAAATTGATTTCTTCAACGCTCAGAATGAGTAATTTGATTGAAGATATTTTAATGCTTTCTAGGTTAAACTCTATCAATGTGAAAACTGAAAAAGTAAATCTTAATGAGGTTTTAGAAGGTATTTTGGCCGATTATGAGGAGTCGATTAAGGATACAGAGGCAGAGATAACTTTTGAATTGCCAACTATTTTAGGTTTGAAATCTCAGTTTCACCAACTTTTTCAAAACTTGATTGGCAACGCCATCAAATTCAAACATCCAGACAGGGCACCTAAAATAGATATTAGCTTTACCAAAATCAAAAAGAAGGAAAAACAAAGCCTGAAGCTTGACGTTGATAAAAAATACTACTGTATAAAAGTAGCTGACAATGGAATAGGTTTTGACCAGAAGTTTGAAACCAGTATATATACACCCTTTAAGAGATTAGTGGGAAGAACTGAGTTTTCAGGCACAGGAATAGGCTTGGCTATTTCTAAAAAGGTGGTGGATAATCATGATGGTTATATCAGAGCCGAATCTGAAGAAGGTGAAGGCACTAGTTTCTATTTATATTTCCCTATTTAA
- a CDS encoding OmpA family protein, translated as MKKQKLKSILAVGIAFTLLTTSCNTFKKLTKEQKGAVVGATGGAAAGAAIGSKSKNPAVYAIVGSAIGGVAGAVVGKYMDKQAKEIEEDLGANAEVERIEEGIKVTMGSGILFGFDSYQLSANAKNNLTELSKTLDKYKDTEIMVGGHTDNVGTDSYNEALSEKRAKAVATYLSQKGVKRNRFVVMGFGEDKPEYDNDTEAGQMKNRRVELAIVADSKLKQEAKKEANDMASNK; from the coding sequence ATGAAAAAGCAAAAACTAAAATCGATACTGGCAGTAGGAATAGCATTCACGCTTTTAACTACAAGCTGTAACACGTTTAAAAAACTTACAAAAGAACAAAAGGGTGCCGTGGTAGGAGCCACAGGTGGAGCGGCGGCAGGAGCGGCTATCGGTTCTAAATCAAAAAATCCAGCAGTTTACGCTATCGTTGGTTCAGCCATTGGAGGTGTAGCCGGAGCGGTAGTGGGAAAGTATATGGACAAGCAGGCTAAAGAAATTGAAGAAGACTTAGGAGCAAATGCTGAAGTAGAAAGAATAGAAGAAGGAATAAAAGTGACTATGGGTTCTGGAATTCTCTTTGGTTTTGACTCCTATCAATTATCAGCCAATGCAAAAAATAATTTAACCGAGCTTTCTAAAACTTTAGATAAATATAAAGACACCGAAATTATGGTGGGAGGCCATACAGATAATGTAGGAACCGATAGCTATAACGAAGCCTTATCAGAAAAAAGAGCGAAGGCGGTAGCTACCTATTTAAGCCAAAAGGGTGTTAAGAGAAACAGATTCGTAGTAATGGGGTTTGGTGAAGACAAGCCTGAATACGATAATGACACAGAAGCGGGTCAAATGAAAAACCGAAGAGTAGAACTCGCGATTGTGGCAGATAGCAAGTTAAAACAAGAAGCAAAAAAAGAAGCCAATGATATGGCCTCAAACAAATAA
- a CDS encoding sensor histidine kinase, with protein MKARSIDFLFLSSFVFLGVGIYMIYSFYHRFDSSNTLVDRSYEVQNKILDIESEFRSMLANQRSYLLSEDKDYLAKYNNKKVTVKKLTNELDSLVADNPIQIENLNSLKANLKTRISSLNEELSLMEKAFFSAKLIRKHIIASSNDSEQFIQEIKNMNAIESKLMKTRLASKIDGEKKIPVLFSFIILLAISVIAFTYFKLKTVLNEKVNLLVHKRRLVQKVSKTNAELKHYAYVSSHDLQEPLRKISIFSDLSSEALKNNEKDKLEKYLKKIGVSSKNAIDLAKRLMNHAQLNEDEQDLIKIKPSDIFSKVASELKESNELNITLKYSVEDTPELLVYPKRVEMLFRNIISNSIKFKKENGSEVSIELAYDKLKNEYHRITISDNGVGFDSKYTEKVFNLFNDLKLHKNSSKKSFGLNACRKIMESHHGEILAESEPSVGSKIICLFPIES; from the coding sequence ATGAAAGCAAGATCCATCGATTTCCTGTTTCTGTCTTCCTTCGTTTTCTTGGGAGTGGGTATCTATATGATATACAGTTTCTACCATAGGTTTGATAGCTCAAATACCCTAGTAGACCGTAGTTACGAAGTTCAAAACAAGATTTTGGATATAGAAAGTGAATTCAGATCGATGCTTGCTAACCAAAGGTCTTACCTTCTTTCAGAGGATAAGGATTATCTAGCTAAATATAATAATAAAAAAGTCACCGTTAAAAAACTGACTAATGAGCTAGATAGCTTAGTGGCTGACAATCCAATTCAAATTGAAAATTTAAACAGCCTTAAGGCAAATTTAAAAACCAGAATATCTTCCTTAAATGAAGAGCTATCTCTGATGGAAAAAGCTTTCTTTTCTGCCAAACTGATTAGAAAACATATCATAGCTTCTAGTAATGATTCCGAGCAGTTTATTCAGGAGATTAAAAATATGAACGCCATTGAGAGTAAACTCATGAAAACTCGTCTGGCAAGTAAGATAGATGGCGAAAAAAAGATACCTGTACTTTTTAGTTTTATCATACTTCTGGCTATCTCCGTAATAGCTTTTACTTATTTCAAACTAAAGACAGTGCTCAATGAAAAAGTGAATCTGTTGGTACATAAAAGAAGACTAGTTCAGAAAGTTTCAAAAACGAACGCGGAGCTAAAGCACTACGCGTATGTTTCCTCTCACGACCTTCAGGAACCTTTGAGAAAAATTAGCATTTTTTCCGATTTATCGAGCGAAGCTTTAAAAAATAATGAAAAAGACAAGCTTGAGAAATATTTGAAAAAAATTGGGGTCTCCTCTAAAAATGCAATTGACCTAGCAAAAAGGTTGATGAATCACGCACAACTAAATGAAGACGAACAAGATTTAATAAAAATCAAACCATCTGATATTTTTTCAAAAGTAGCTTCGGAACTTAAAGAATCAAATGAGCTCAACATTACCCTAAAATATTCTGTAGAAGATACCCCTGAACTATTAGTTTACCCTAAAAGGGTTGAAATGCTTTTCAGAAATATTATCTCCAATTCTATTAAATTCAAAAAAGAAAATGGGTCTGAAGTTAGCATTGAGCTAGCCTACGATAAGCTCAAAAATGAATATCATCGAATCACCATTTCAGATAATGGTGTGGGTTTTGACTCTAAATACACCGAAAAAGTATTTAATCTTTTTAACGATTTAAAGTTGCATAAAAACTCTTCTAAAAAGAGTTTTGGGCTTAATGCCTGTAGAAAAATTATGGAAAGTCATCATGGTGAAATTTTGGCTGAAAGCGAACCTAGTGTGGGTAGCAAAATCATTTGCCTATTTCCGATTGAAAGCTAG
- a CDS encoding DUF3703 domain-containing protein, whose translation MQFNLRLPQGLYPFFQAELESYKAALEDDLAKAWHHLERAHIIGQRYPFAHTYVHWKMLQFGFKTKSPKEVLGQLPRLLVGGVKSFVGKIPVGNPGGSNVPPLKSFPIEKDLQDIFLKAGVGLA comes from the coding sequence ATGCAATTCAATTTAAGATTACCTCAGGGTTTATATCCGTTTTTTCAAGCAGAGCTAGAAAGTTACAAAGCTGCTTTGGAAGATGATTTAGCCAAAGCGTGGCATCATTTAGAGAGAGCTCATATTATTGGCCAACGATATCCTTTTGCTCATACTTACGTACACTGGAAGATGTTACAGTTTGGGTTCAAAACTAAGAGCCCAAAAGAAGTTTTGGGTCAATTGCCAAGGCTTTTGGTGGGTGGTGTAAAATCTTTTGTAGGGAAAATTCCGGTAGGTAACCCTGGCGGGTCAAATGTGCCACCCTTAAAATCCTTTCCTATTGAAAAGGATTTGCAAGACATCTTTTTAAAAGCTGGGGTGGGTTTAGCTTAA
- the rpoN gene encoding RNA polymerase factor sigma-54: MQGNAQIQTAKQTQKVNTQQIQFLNFLFLNQQELDRHINQEMLENPFLEVEKESTLSDDQGDNREVDDSLSGEMRMDEVYSSDDLENDMPNYKLNSPSSSADGTDWKDLQMERVTETEDVRDLMVDQLKYKKLSEAEFEIAHFLVHSTNDRGFLEGDLSTLTDNLGFATGQFYDEAEIEKVKKIVNNCEPQGYACFDIEDYIRTLIILSTEIDAEIKEAALKIFENGLEEFSQLKAGHLADSHGIEEDVLEEVLEFIATIKPYPTKGFGDSWQPENTNIIPDYQISQVNDKLKGEILSSSSYNFNVNEDYAASMKNTARNGTNSYISGKLKSAYWLIDAIQQREDTMTKVIEAIVYLQGSYLISGENSDLRPMILKDVAEYIDMTISTVSRVTSNKYARTPIGLINLKDLFTEAIELDNGERKSNREVQDMVVQLVENEDKNKPMSDFDLRNALKLEGISLTRRTITKYRMAANIPSSKERKLI, encoded by the coding sequence ATGCAAGGAAACGCTCAGATACAAACTGCCAAACAGACTCAAAAGGTCAATACGCAGCAAATACAGTTTCTAAACTTCTTGTTTTTAAACCAACAAGAGTTAGATAGGCATATAAATCAAGAAATGCTTGAAAATCCGTTTTTAGAGGTTGAAAAAGAAAGCACACTTTCTGATGACCAAGGAGACAATAGGGAGGTGGATGATTCGCTATCTGGTGAAATGAGAATGGATGAGGTTTATAGTTCGGATGACCTTGAAAACGACATGCCGAATTATAAGTTAAATAGCCCTTCTTCTTCCGCTGACGGAACAGACTGGAAAGACCTTCAAATGGAGCGTGTTACCGAAACAGAAGATGTAAGAGATTTAATGGTGGACCAGCTAAAGTACAAGAAGCTTTCCGAAGCGGAATTTGAAATAGCTCACTTTTTGGTTCACTCTACTAACGATAGAGGTTTTCTTGAAGGTGATTTGTCTACTTTGACAGATAATTTGGGTTTTGCCACAGGTCAATTTTATGATGAGGCGGAAATAGAAAAAGTTAAAAAGATTGTGAACAATTGCGAGCCACAAGGCTACGCTTGTTTTGATATAGAAGATTATATAAGAACGCTAATAATACTTAGTACCGAGATAGATGCTGAGATAAAAGAAGCTGCTCTTAAGATTTTTGAGAATGGTTTAGAAGAGTTTAGCCAATTAAAGGCTGGGCATTTAGCAGATAGCCATGGAATAGAAGAAGATGTTCTTGAGGAGGTTTTAGAGTTTATAGCCACTATCAAACCATATCCTACCAAAGGTTTTGGCGATAGCTGGCAACCAGAGAACACGAACATCATTCCCGACTACCAAATTAGTCAGGTGAATGATAAACTCAAAGGTGAGATTTTGAGCAGCAGTTCTTATAATTTCAATGTAAATGAAGATTATGCTGCTAGCATGAAAAACACAGCTAGAAACGGAACTAATAGTTACATCAGCGGTAAGCTAAAATCGGCGTATTGGCTAATAGATGCCATTCAGCAGCGTGAGGATACCATGACTAAGGTGATTGAAGCCATCGTTTATTTACAAGGCAGCTATCTTATAAGTGGCGAAAATTCAGACCTAAGGCCTATGATTCTTAAAGATGTGGCAGAGTATATTGACATGACCATTTCTACGGTAAGTAGGGTTACCAGTAATAAATATGCGAGAACACCAATTGGACTTATAAACCTTAAAGACTTGTTCACTGAGGCCATAGAATTAGACAATGGCGAGAGAAAAAGTAATAGGGAGGTGCAAGATATGGTGGTGCAACTGGTAGAAAATGAAGATAAGAACAAACCAATGAGTGATTTTGATTTAAGGAATGCACTTAAATTAGAAGGAATAAGCCTTACCCGAAGAACCATAACTAAGTATAGGATGGCAGCTAATATTCCTTCGTCAAAAGAAAGAAAGTTGATTTAG
- a CDS encoding porin family protein encodes MKKIIAVAITMVAFTSVSMAQGFEIGVRAGVNLSQVKGDGGGSDGEFWSSDQTRSTGFTGGIYTRFGDKFFLQPEFIISQKGGTTTGIFGEERTFKQTYFDIPVLAGVKIGDVVRIQAGPVATFLINKDDGFFENLGIQDSEDGFRKAILGYQLGVGFDIKKLRLDMRYEGNVNDVFNIDYDNQQTENQFAGKGNLWFVTLGYAF; translated from the coding sequence ATGAAAAAAATAATAGCAGTAGCAATCACAATGGTAGCCTTCACCTCAGTAAGTATGGCACAGGGTTTTGAAATAGGAGTTAGAGCGGGAGTTAACCTCTCTCAGGTAAAAGGAGATGGCGGAGGAAGTGACGGTGAATTTTGGAGCTCAGACCAAACCAGGAGTACAGGATTTACAGGAGGTATTTACACCCGATTTGGAGATAAATTCTTTTTACAACCTGAGTTCATTATCTCACAAAAAGGTGGAACTACCACAGGAATATTTGGCGAAGAAAGAACCTTCAAACAAACCTATTTTGATATACCAGTACTAGCTGGTGTGAAAATAGGCGACGTAGTAAGAATTCAGGCCGGACCTGTAGCCACTTTCTTAATAAACAAAGATGACGGATTTTTTGAAAACTTAGGAATTCAAGACAGTGAGGACGGATTCAGAAAAGCAATACTTGGGTATCAATTAGGAGTAGGATTTGACATCAAAAAACTACGATTAGACATGCGATACGAAGGAAACGTAAACGATGTATTTAACATTGATTACGATAATCAGCAAACCGAAAATCAGTTTGCAGGGAAAGGGAACCTTTGGTTCGTAACCCTAGGGTACGCTTTCTAA